A section of the Penaeus monodon isolate SGIC_2016 unplaced genomic scaffold, NSTDA_Pmon_1 PmonScaffold_11028, whole genome shotgun sequence genome encodes:
- the LOC119568833 gene encoding acanthoscurrin-2-like: MPGPLVKAAVLLGVVCGAVTDGSYASRGGSFGGGAVGGAISGGQGGFVGGNFIGGGRAGVGGGSFIGGGGGHGGFGGGRVDAGHLVGHGVLPAGGYSGGVIEGHGGSAGGFIGGGSSFGGTGVGGSFGGVSSVGSSFGGSSVGDSFGGPVGVVSSGRVSGRYGR, encoded by the coding sequence GTAAAGGCGGCTGTCCTGCTGGGAGTGGTGTGTGGAGCTGTGACTGATGGAAGCTATGCTTCCCGTGGTGGAAGCTTTGGAGGTGGAGCTGTTGGAGGCGCCATCTCCGGAGGACAAGGAGGTTTCGTAGGAGGCAATTTtattggaggaggaagagcaggtgtTGGGGGAGGTAGCTTcatcggaggaggcggaggccatGGTGGCTTCGGCGGAGGCAGAGTTGACGCAGGTCACCTCGTTGGACACGGTGTGCTCCCTGCAGGTGGCTACTCCGGAGGTGTTATTGAAGGCCACGGCGGAAGCGCTGGAGGTTTCATCGGAGGTGGAAGCTCTTTCGGAGGCACCGGTGTGGGAGGTTCCTTCGGGGGAGTCAGCTCAGTAGGAAGCTCCTTCGGAGGTTCCAGTGTGGGGGATTCCTTCGGAGGCCCCGTTGGCGTAGTATCTTCCGGACGCGTCAG